A single genomic interval of Shewanella psychropiezotolerans harbors:
- a CDS encoding BCCT family transporter — MSDAINTANAEISTARKSTNKHQELNLDKSVLWLSGGFIALFVAIALFDDKLLAKIVDVGFNWSVMIFGPYWQVLLLLTFLISLGLAAGRTGHVVLGGLDKPEMDGFRWLSIILCTLLAGGGVFWAAAEPIAHFVSPPPVFASTDDVKQIAINALSQSFMHWGFLAWAILGSLTSIVLMHLHYDKGLPLKPRTLLYPVLGERALHGITGTLIDTTSIIAVAAGTIGPIGFLGLQVSYALNALFGLPDSYATQLVIILLAIGMYTLSALSGVNRGIQFLSRCNIILAIGLMIYILIFGDTSFIINGYLQGVGSMLNNFFPMATYRGDEAWLSWWTVFFWGWFLGYGPMMAIFIARISRGRTIRQLVCAVSIIAPLITCFWFTVVGGSGLAFEISNPGSVSAAFEGFNLPASLLAITQQLPYPTVISILFLLLTAIFIITTGDSMTYTISVVISGNSEPSTAIRAFWGIMMGISALILISMGSGGITALQSFIVITAVPVSLILLPSLWNAPKLAIEMAKAQGL, encoded by the coding sequence ATGTCTGATGCAATCAATACCGCGAACGCGGAGATTTCAACAGCAAGGAAATCAACAAATAAACACCAAGAGCTCAATTTAGATAAGTCTGTACTCTGGCTAAGTGGTGGCTTTATCGCCCTATTTGTCGCCATTGCCCTCTTCGACGATAAGCTGCTTGCCAAGATCGTTGATGTGGGTTTTAACTGGTCGGTGATGATCTTCGGACCCTATTGGCAGGTGCTTCTTTTACTCACCTTCCTGATTAGTCTAGGTCTTGCGGCAGGCAGAACCGGCCATGTAGTACTCGGGGGCTTAGATAAACCTGAGATGGACGGCTTTCGCTGGTTATCGATAATCCTGTGTACTCTATTGGCCGGTGGTGGGGTATTTTGGGCCGCTGCCGAGCCCATTGCTCACTTTGTCAGCCCTCCACCAGTGTTTGCTAGTACTGATGATGTTAAGCAAATTGCCATTAATGCTTTGTCACAATCTTTCATGCACTGGGGTTTTTTGGCCTGGGCCATACTCGGCAGTCTGACTTCAATCGTACTGATGCACCTGCATTATGATAAAGGCCTGCCCCTTAAGCCACGCACCTTACTGTATCCGGTTCTGGGTGAGCGAGCACTTCATGGCATAACTGGCACCCTGATCGATACCACGAGTATTATCGCCGTCGCGGCTGGGACTATCGGGCCGATAGGTTTTCTTGGGCTTCAGGTCAGCTATGCCCTCAACGCTTTATTTGGCTTGCCGGACTCCTATGCTACCCAGCTTGTGATCATCTTATTAGCTATCGGTATGTATACCCTGTCGGCTCTGAGCGGCGTCAATCGCGGTATTCAGTTTTTGAGTCGATGTAACATCATACTGGCCATAGGCTTGATGATTTACATTCTGATATTTGGTGATACTAGCTTCATTATCAACGGCTACTTGCAAGGCGTTGGCTCCATGCTGAACAACTTTTTTCCTATGGCAACTTATCGAGGTGATGAGGCCTGGTTAAGTTGGTGGACCGTGTTCTTTTGGGGCTGGTTTCTGGGGTATGGCCCCATGATGGCTATCTTTATCGCCCGTATCTCTCGTGGCCGAACTATTCGTCAATTGGTGTGCGCCGTCAGTATTATTGCCCCCCTAATCACTTGCTTCTGGTTTACTGTGGTTGGCGGTTCAGGCCTGGCATTCGAGATAAGTAATCCGGGATCTGTTAGCGCCGCCTTCGAAGGCTTTAATTTGCCCGCATCTCTGCTAGCTATCACTCAGCAGCTGCCGTACCCGACGGTTATATCTATTTTGTTCTTGCTACTCACAGCCATTTTTATCATCACTACAGGTGACTCCATGACCTACACCATCAGTGTCGTGATCAGCGGAAACAGTGAACCCAGCACGGCGATTCGCGCATTTTGGGGGATCATGATGGGCATCTCCGCCTTGATATTAATCTCCATGGGTTCTGGCGGGATCACGGCATTACAGTCGTTTATTGTGATAACCGCAGTACCAGTCTCCCTCATTCTGCTGCCTTCTTTGTGGAATGCGCCAAAACTGGCTATCGAAATGGCCAAGGCCCAAGGTTTATAA
- a CDS encoding membrane dipeptidase, which produces MYQDQIIIDGLQYCHWDRDYFKSLRDSGITAIHATLAYHENARETLSQFAKWDQHFENNRDLIMPIFEVEDIYQAKASGRVGIFLGAQNCSPIDDEIGLIGVMRKQGLLIMQLTYNNQSLLASGCYEATDSGVTRFGRQAIAEMNRVGMIIDMSHSAEESTLQAIDLSSRPICISHANPAFAHPALRNKSTLVIKALAERGGLIGFSLYPFHLPGGSQCSLSTFCKMVADTAELIGVEHLSIGSDLCLNQPKQVLEWMRNGRWSKKMDYGEGSVSNTGWPNALPWFNTSQGMENIYKGLVEQGFSLEDTQKILGGNWLNFLREGLVPEGT; this is translated from the coding sequence ATGTACCAAGATCAAATTATCATAGATGGTCTGCAATATTGTCATTGGGATCGAGATTACTTCAAGTCTCTCAGAGACAGCGGCATCACAGCGATCCATGCCACCTTGGCCTACCACGAGAATGCTAGGGAAACCTTGAGCCAATTTGCTAAGTGGGATCAGCACTTCGAAAATAACAGGGATCTCATCATGCCAATCTTCGAAGTGGAAGATATCTATCAGGCTAAGGCCAGTGGCAGGGTCGGCATTTTTTTGGGGGCACAAAACTGTTCCCCCATCGATGACGAGATTGGCTTAATTGGGGTAATGCGCAAGCAAGGCCTGCTCATCATGCAGCTCACCTATAACAATCAAAGCCTGCTCGCCAGCGGTTGTTATGAGGCAACTGACAGTGGTGTGACCCGCTTCGGTCGACAGGCCATTGCCGAGATGAACCGTGTCGGCATGATAATCGACATGTCCCACAGCGCAGAAGAATCGACACTGCAAGCCATTGACCTCTCTTCACGGCCCATCTGCATCAGTCATGCTAATCCGGCTTTTGCTCATCCGGCCCTGCGCAATAAATCTACCCTGGTGATTAAGGCACTCGCCGAACGTGGCGGCCTGATAGGTTTTAGCCTATATCCCTTCCATCTCCCGGGCGGTAGTCAATGTAGCTTGAGCACCTTCTGTAAGATGGTCGCTGACACCGCTGAGCTTATTGGGGTCGAGCACCTCAGCATAGGCAGCGACCTTTGCCTTAACCAGCCAAAACAGGTACTGGAGTGGATGAGAAATGGCCGTTGGTCTAAAAAAATGGATTATGGCGAAGGATCGGTCAGCAATACAGGTTGGCCCAATGCACTGCCCTGGTTTAACACCAGCCAAGGGATGGAAAATATCTATAAGGGCTTAGTCGAACAGGGGTTCTCCCTTGAGGATACCCAAAAGATATTGGGCGGGAACTGGTTGAATTTCCTTCGGGAGGGATTGGTCCCCGAAGGCACTTAG
- a CDS encoding aldehyde dehydrogenase family protein: MSINTEQAIYIGGEWQGGISTITNINPSDLSQDLGQFSQASRQQVDQAISAARQAQPIWEKTPLEQKQKALQAIGDELIARCDELGTLLSKEEGKPFAEGRGEVYRSGQFFHYFAAEVLRQMGDLADSVRPGVSVEVSREAVGVVAIISPWNFPVATAAWKIAPALAFGNSVIWKPANLTPASAVALADIIHRQGLPAGTFNLVLGSGSEVGDALINSDKIDAVSFTGSVDTGRKIAAATAANFVKCQLEMGSKNALVIADDADINIAVEATIAGSYSGAGQKCTASSRLVVLGSIHDRYVDALIKRMSQLKVGHALEKDVFMGPVVDDKQLTSNFDWIDKAHHHGAELAFGGQRLALEHEGYYMSPTLLLNTQNDWDLNQEEVFAPLASVIKVKDLDEAIATVNDTRFGLTAGIITQSLRSSALFKQQAQTGCVMVNLPTAGTDYHVPFGGRKQSSFGPREQGQYAKEFYTVIKTAYQRPY, encoded by the coding sequence ATGAGCATCAATACAGAACAAGCTATCTATATCGGCGGTGAGTGGCAGGGTGGAATATCGACCATTACCAATATTAACCCGTCTGATCTATCCCAAGACTTAGGTCAATTTTCTCAGGCCAGTCGCCAACAGGTAGACCAAGCGATCTCGGCGGCGAGACAAGCCCAGCCTATCTGGGAAAAAACGCCATTGGAGCAAAAACAAAAAGCCCTGCAAGCCATAGGCGATGAGTTGATAGCCCGTTGTGATGAACTCGGCACCTTGCTGTCGAAAGAGGAAGGTAAACCTTTTGCAGAAGGCAGAGGTGAAGTCTATCGTTCCGGTCAGTTCTTCCATTATTTCGCCGCCGAAGTACTGAGACAGATGGGCGATCTCGCCGACTCGGTCAGACCTGGCGTGTCTGTAGAGGTCAGTCGGGAAGCCGTGGGGGTGGTGGCCATTATCTCTCCCTGGAACTTCCCCGTCGCCACCGCCGCCTGGAAAATCGCCCCCGCATTAGCCTTCGGTAACAGTGTAATTTGGAAACCCGCCAATCTGACACCGGCAAGCGCCGTCGCATTGGCAGATATCATTCATCGTCAGGGCTTACCCGCCGGTACTTTTAACTTGGTGCTAGGCAGTGGCAGTGAGGTCGGCGACGCCTTGATCAATTCTGATAAAATTGACGCGGTAAGCTTTACAGGCTCGGTAGATACCGGCCGTAAGATAGCCGCAGCAACGGCGGCTAACTTTGTTAAGTGCCAGCTGGAGATGGGCAGTAAAAATGCCTTAGTCATCGCCGATGACGCCGACATTAATATTGCTGTCGAGGCGACCATTGCCGGTTCCTATTCGGGTGCGGGTCAAAAGTGCACCGCCTCGTCTCGCTTAGTCGTGTTAGGGAGTATCCATGACAGGTATGTCGACGCCCTGATTAAACGCATGAGTCAATTAAAAGTTGGCCACGCACTAGAAAAAGACGTTTTCATGGGGCCTGTGGTCGATGACAAGCAGCTGACTTCTAATTTTGACTGGATTGATAAGGCGCACCACCACGGCGCCGAACTTGCCTTCGGAGGACAGAGATTAGCGCTTGAGCATGAAGGCTATTATATGTCGCCAACCTTACTGCTTAATACTCAAAATGATTGGGACTTGAATCAGGAAGAAGTGTTTGCGCCCTTAGCCAGCGTCATCAAGGTCAAAGACCTCGATGAAGCCATAGCCACAGTCAATGACACACGATTCGGCTTAACCGCCGGCATCATCACCCAGAGTCTACGCAGTAGCGCCCTGTTTAAGCAACAAGCACAAACCGGGTGCGTCATGGTGAATTTACCCACGGCAGGCACAGATTATCATGTGCCATTTGGTGGACGTAAACAGTCGAGCTTCGGCCCCAGAGAGCAAGGTCAATACGCTAAAGAATTTTATACCGTTATCAAGACCGCTTACCAGCGCCCTTATTAA
- a CDS encoding RidA family protein has product MAKTKQAVPTSLFASTAPLEWAITANGTLYTAQIPIDNQGIVVEGGIEAQTRKTLDNLVHTLDCAGVDTDAVLQVMIYVTDASYLPKVNAIYAEYFKAPFPNRAALVVAGLARKEMLVELVVYAAVA; this is encoded by the coding sequence ATGGCCAAGACTAAACAAGCAGTGCCCACATCACTTTTCGCTTCGACCGCTCCGTTAGAGTGGGCCATCACAGCTAACGGCACCCTGTATACCGCGCAAATACCTATCGATAACCAAGGTATTGTGGTCGAAGGTGGAATTGAGGCCCAGACCCGCAAAACACTGGATAATCTGGTGCATACCTTGGACTGTGCAGGCGTTGATACAGATGCCGTATTACAAGTGATGATTTATGTAACAGATGCCAGTTACCTACCTAAGGTCAATGCCATTTATGCCGAGTATTTTAAGGCGCCCTTCCCTAATCGCGCGGCCCTTGTGGTTGCCGGTTTAGCCAGAAAAGAGATGCTGGTCGAGCTGGTTGTGTATGCGGCGGTTGCATAA
- a CDS encoding LysR family transcriptional regulator: MDIKLQQLKHFSLVVEEGGFRAASSRANRSQAALSTSIKELERTLGQPLFETGHKARLTPFGEICLPKVILFLSQYRALTYDFSAAAAGELGELRIASVPSVAAKIIPKVLAKFTRDHPKVKVSLIDDNAIGVERRLLAGEVDLALGNCLNINHTRVDFTSLLLDPLGLVCLKEHPLAQQKKGVSWQEISRYPFINNGTCKLLEASCASPLTQNALYSVENITSLFSVLELGIGVTTLPRLAFPQNVPSLCWIPLLDPLVERQIGIFRLKDRHSSPQAMIFYNLCIKELMPEQ; the protein is encoded by the coding sequence ATGGATATTAAGTTGCAGCAGCTCAAGCATTTTTCTCTGGTGGTCGAGGAGGGAGGGTTTCGCGCTGCATCCTCGAGGGCGAACCGCTCTCAGGCCGCTCTGTCCACGTCGATAAAGGAGCTGGAACGCACTCTGGGCCAGCCTCTGTTCGAAACTGGCCACAAGGCTAGGTTGACCCCTTTTGGTGAGATCTGTCTGCCTAAGGTTATTCTGTTTCTCAGTCAATATCGTGCGTTAACCTATGACTTTAGCGCCGCAGCCGCGGGTGAGCTAGGCGAGCTGCGTATCGCCAGTGTACCTTCGGTTGCCGCTAAGATTATTCCTAAGGTATTGGCGAAGTTTACCCGTGATCATCCCAAGGTAAAGGTGTCACTTATCGATGACAATGCTATTGGGGTGGAGAGAAGATTACTGGCGGGTGAAGTGGATCTCGCCTTGGGGAATTGCCTTAACATAAACCATACAAGAGTCGATTTCACCTCGCTATTGTTAGACCCTCTGGGACTGGTCTGCCTAAAAGAACACCCGTTAGCGCAACAGAAAAAAGGCGTTAGTTGGCAAGAGATAAGTCGCTACCCCTTCATCAATAATGGGACCTGTAAGCTATTAGAGGCTAGCTGTGCCAGCCCATTGACTCAAAATGCCCTATATAGCGTTGAGAACATCACTTCACTGTTTTCAGTGCTTGAACTTGGGATCGGTGTGACAACTCTGCCAAGGTTAGCCTTTCCTCAAAATGTGCCTTCACTGTGTTGGATCCCCTTATTGGATCCTCTGGTCGAGAGACAGATTGGTATATTCAGGCTAAAGGATCGCCATAGTTCGCCTCAGGCAATGATATTTTATAATTTGTGCATCAAGGAGTTAATGCCTGAACAATAG
- a CDS encoding DUF924 family protein: MNSFLRQWFSQYSKGKGIELYMLSNEIKLDWFELLEQARAGQLDQWQKSPLGCLALILILGPVAFLLSDDYRNLHQRARALCISGIEKGFDTQLEFVQRRCFYDPLFCSEQLEDHKLLVLLLIGMQSQAQGDDQHAWSIWYEKALIQSDCHGLQPTA; encoded by the coding sequence ATGAATAGTTTTTTGAGGCAATGGTTCAGCCAATACAGTAAAGGTAAGGGAATCGAGCTTTATATGCTCTCTAATGAAATCAAGCTGGACTGGTTCGAATTACTGGAGCAGGCGAGAGCCGGGCAACTGGATCAGTGGCAAAAAAGTCCATTGGGGTGTTTAGCACTGATATTAATCCTGGGACCTGTTGCATTTTTGCTGAGTGATGATTATAGAAATCTGCATCAAAGAGCCAGAGCGCTTTGTATCAGTGGTATAGAGAAAGGATTCGATACTCAGTTAGAGTTTGTTCAGCGTCGCTGCTTCTATGATCCCTTGTTCTGTTCTGAACAATTAGAAGATCATAAACTATTGGTACTTTTGCTTATAGGGATGCAATCCCAAGCACAGGGAGATGATCAACATGCTTGGAGTATCTGGTATGAGAAAGCCTTAATACAGAGTGATTGCCATGGGTTACAACCTACGGCATGA
- a CDS encoding LysR family transcriptional regulator yields the protein MSSNSKLNPRQIEAFQKFMLTGSVTNAASLMHVSQPAVSRLLADLEKQLGFKLFVRSHNKLEITPEAHLFYQDVERLFTGLDSLSRSAAAIVNNNRGKLRIGAMPVCSDSFLHDVVADFAISHPQIRIELETAPRNQLIEMVLDRKVDVAIIADVNIDDEDFDCWELYKQKARVFLPQGHPLANRDSLTPKDLQDERFMTLSYGSPFRTRVENLFIGQGIKRNIVFEARSQHLLLQLVKRGVGIAILDPFILLADDRGIVTLPLEPTAQWSYFLVQARVPQQSALANAFRSSLLAYMKKLK from the coding sequence ATGTCATCAAATAGTAAGCTCAACCCACGCCAGATTGAGGCATTCCAAAAATTCATGCTAACAGGCAGTGTCACTAATGCCGCGTCATTGATGCATGTCTCTCAACCGGCCGTCAGTAGATTGTTAGCCGATCTTGAGAAACAACTTGGTTTCAAACTCTTCGTCAGGAGTCATAATAAGTTAGAGATAACTCCAGAAGCTCACCTGTTTTATCAAGATGTAGAACGTCTGTTTACTGGTTTAGATAGCTTAAGTCGCTCCGCAGCAGCGATAGTAAATAACAATAGGGGAAAATTGAGGATCGGTGCTATGCCAGTGTGTTCCGACAGTTTTCTTCATGATGTGGTTGCAGATTTTGCCATCTCTCACCCCCAAATAAGGATAGAATTAGAAACAGCCCCAAGAAACCAACTTATCGAGATGGTGTTAGACAGAAAAGTAGATGTTGCTATCATCGCCGATGTCAATATCGATGATGAGGATTTTGATTGTTGGGAGCTCTATAAACAAAAAGCCAGAGTGTTCTTGCCTCAAGGCCATCCACTCGCTAACAGAGACTCTTTAACACCTAAAGACCTGCAAGATGAGAGATTTATGACTCTGAGCTATGGCAGTCCATTCAGAACTCGCGTAGAAAATTTATTTATAGGCCAAGGGATAAAACGCAATATTGTCTTTGAGGCTAGATCGCAGCACCTGTTGCTTCAGCTGGTTAAAAGAGGGGTCGGTATTGCCATTCTCGACCCCTTTATTTTACTCGCCGACGATAGAGGTATTGTGACACTCCCCTTGGAACCAACAGCACAATGGAGCTATTTTTTGGTTCAAGCCAGAGTGCCACAACAAAGTGCCTTAGCAAACGCCTTTAGATCATCTCTACTCGCCTATATGAAGAAGCTAAAATAA
- a CDS encoding Rid family detoxifying hydrolase, with amino-acid sequence MTIRLNTELAPAAIGPYVQGVVTDAFVITSGQLPIDPATGNMPEEVAAQTRQSLANVKAVIEESGLSVGHIFKTTVFVKDLNDFALVNQAYQEFFDAYDAPYPARSCVEVARLPKDALVEIEAMAGK; translated from the coding sequence ATGACCATTAGATTAAATACAGAATTAGCACCCGCTGCTATTGGCCCCTACGTGCAAGGTGTAGTCACTGACGCTTTTGTGATAACGTCGGGTCAACTGCCCATAGATCCAGCTACAGGGAATATGCCCGAAGAGGTTGCCGCTCAGACGCGCCAGTCACTGGCCAATGTTAAAGCCGTGATTGAAGAATCTGGACTGAGTGTTGGCCATATTTTTAAGACCACGGTATTTGTGAAAGATCTTAATGATTTTGCCTTAGTAAATCAGGCTTATCAGGAGTTCTTTGATGCATATGACGCACCCTATCCTGCTCGCTCTTGTGTCGAAGTAGCTCGCTTACCAAAAGATGCCTTAGTTGAAATCGAGGCCATGGCAGGAAAATAA